One window of Aspergillus oryzae RIB40 DNA, chromosome 3 genomic DNA carries:
- a CDS encoding WD repeat protein (WD40 repeat-containing protein), which produces MSDSSRPSFLGLDLQVRRLQGSKSLYSFPFQLLFYFLITLSRLSPPQSSNNPARPGASQTVTHKTGIPIAALDISPQRTHAVVGGKEILKTIRVSPDHSSEEFNLRNAIIGYSSTQNDGSGLSARYKDQLTVRDVKWSHGNYDTIIATAVANGRIVLYDLQRTGLEYCRFQGHSRQVHKLAFNPHWPAWLLSGSQDSSIRMWDLRMASAVRPCSSKELYNGNSDAVRDIRWSPSDGITFATATDSGAIQLWDYRKTTAPLLRITAHDKPCFSVDWHPDGKHIVSGGTDRHVKVWDFSSSAERRQKPAFQFRTPQAVGNVRWRPPSWNNEYDTSGGWQSIQLVTSYDKEDPRIHLWDLRRPHIPFREFDRYESHAADLLWHSKDLLWTAGEAGVFTQTDIRYAPQVVNQRSMCSLAWSPSGEVLAFVQKRPRHSTVNLSTTEFVGHPEEESSSGEALSQSPADDLLDEPSFISVRHRRTKSSSSRAAKSLGSTPPGAPELNPVLSLEKVLSKIKPSGQCQLGAVGSIPGATMDQETFRFLARHYSPLLGTFNGMPSDLLRSLLESLSQNADCAADASLVKLSQTWRIVKFAVVQELQLRAREQRRAPGKGTRGIQKRLSAEGHNSEKPRTMDEGKPEKMKNRLFKGVMETEVARQSPADVENASNMTTPLAQPLPDSTVLSSDSSNSHTASLDDPTDIQPLPPSLLSPNQGTMNSNDWSSMSDVEPRMHRQSNASEDIHFPGESLPSDPIPGLVSQSLEGDQRSAPRAISGRGDWRARSRTETSEVDEYDQKMEDKKAAIRDYKQYPKKILSLESHVESVRPPGFRRRESSESLPMFSASTGSSHPSKSIGTSLSSAARLYNVSESVDTTEGPESEAPRIPYSRARSDSVIGPVTAQNEELQNSGPFVEGVPDTNVHLERPSSPLPLLKESSPLETPCFEKNDCRGGVYTPAADDPAGKGTHMIDEDLTGLTIPISSDGTVDKPWSAEVLLKEAIRHYHSSSCVDVQSAAHLLQKLRTLFQSYEDILPREECELIFKTYNEHLIRQCMYTEAAELRLLCVPAYPAVYEYAQIDTTMNVFCFTCKRPYENPSNDNTRCHRCDTSQAPCAICMSVDPPAEWVAEQSVSCAQSNLELDSETTSHFLSSSRSSIKTEPIPTSELRRLDETYLDSYNPSGPKGSALWTWCQGCGHGGHLACISMWLNDTSVSEGGCATPGCMHDCGPGPRREHNRTILLEESKRRDSAGRKAGVGFVKRDPWTRGESKAVEKVRAPGPAYPLT; this is translated from the exons ATGTCCGATAGCTCTCG CCCTTCTTTTCTGGGTCTCGACCTCCAAGTCCGCAGGCTTCAGGG GTCCAAGTCCTTGTATAGTTTCCCTTTCCAATTGCTCTTCTACTTTCTCATCACGCTTTCCCGCCTTTCCCCTCCC CAATCTTCTAACAACCCTGCTAGACCGGGAGCGTCCCAAACGGTCACTCATAAGACCGGGATTCCGATTGCCGCTTTAGATATTTCTCCTCAACGGACACATGCAGTTGTCGGCGGGAAAGAGATCTTGAAGACCATCCGTGTCTCACCCGACCATTCTTCCGAAGAATTCAACCTTCGCAATGCTATCATCGGTTACTCCTCCACTCAGAATGATGGCAGTGGACTCTCCGCACGCTATAAAGACCAGCTGACAGTGCGGGATGTGAAATGGTCACATGGCAATTATGACACCATCATCGCCACTGCAGTGGCCAACGGCCGCATTGTTCTCTATGATCTACAGCGCACTGGCCTGGAATACTGCCGTTTTCAGGGGCACAGCCGCCAGGTTCACAAATTAGCTTTTAATCCACATTGGCCAGCTTGGCTTTTGTCTGGCAGTCAGGATTCCTCTATTCGAATGTGGGACTTGCGCATGGCATCCGCAGTCAGGCCATGTTCGAGTAAGGAGTTGTATAATGGGAACAGTGATGCAGTTCGGGATATCAGGTGGTCTCCGAGCGATGGGATTACATTTGCAACCGCCACAGACAGTGGCGCAATACAGTTGTGGGATTACCGAAAAACTACCGCCCCCTTACTAAGGATCACCGCTCATGACAAGCCATGCTTCTCAGTAGATTGGCATCCTGATGGCAAACACATCGTCAGTGGTGGTACAGACAGGCATGTTAAAGTTTGggatttttcttcctcagctgAACGTAGGCAGAAACCAGCGTTCCAATTCCGGACACCCCAGGCCGTTGGGAACGTACGATGGCGTCCGCCGTCCTGGAATAACGAATATGACACTTCCGGTGGTTGGCAGTCAATTCAATTGGTAACATCCTATGACAAAGAAGACCCACGGATACATCTCTGGGATCTCCGGCGCCCTCATATACCATTCCGAGAGTTTGATCGGTACGAGTCTCACGCTGCCGACTTACTCTGGCATTCGAAAGATCTATTGTGGACCGCTGGTGAGGCCGGTGTTTTCACTCAGACTGATATTAGATATGCCCCCCAGGTGGTAAACCAACGGTCGATGTGCTCCTTGGCCTGGAGCCCGAGTGGTGAAGTACTAGCTTTTGTCCAGAAACGCCCCAGACATAGTACTGTAAACCTCAGCACCACGGAGTTTGTGGGTCATCctgaggaagagagcagTAGCGGAGAAGCTCTGAGTCAGAGCCCGGCAGACGACCTTCTCGATGAACCCTCTTTCATCTCGGTTAGGCACCGGCGTACTAAATCAAGCAGTAGTCGGGCGGCTAAGTCACTGGGCAGCACTCCTCCGGGTGCTCCCGAACTCAATCCCGTTTTGTCGCTGGAGAAGGTGCTATCAAAGATCAAGCCTTCCGGACAATGCCAGCTAGGGGCAGTTGGGAGTATACCTGGAGCCACAATGGATCAAGAAACCTTTCGATTCCTGGCACGCCATTATTCTCCGTTACTTGGAACCTTTAACGGCATGCCCTCAGATCTTCTTCGGTCACTGCTAGAATCATTAAGCCAGAACGCAGATTGTGCAGCAGATGCTTCATTAGTCAAGCTATCTCAAACATGGCGTATAGTAAAGTTCGCTGTCGTTCAAGAACTGCAACTTAGAGCGAGGGAGCAGCGGCGGGCTCCGGGCAAGGGTACCCGGGGCATCCAAAAAAGATTGTCTGCGGAAGGGCATAATTCTGAAAAGCCGAGAACAATGGATGAGGGAAAACccgaaaagatgaagaatcgGTTGTTCAAAGGTGTTATGGAGACGGAAGTGGCCAGGCAATCTCCCGCTGATGTAGAAAACGCTTCGAACATGACAACCCCACTCGCGCAGCCTTTGCCTGACTCCACCGTTTTATCGTCAGATAGCTCTAATTCGCATACGGCGTCTTTAGATGACCCTACAGATATCCAACCTCTTCCACCATCGCTTCTGAGCCCAAACCAAGGGACCATGAACTCGAATGATTGGTCTTCGATGTCCGATGTTGAACCACGTATGCACCGCCAGTCAAATGCAAGCGAAGATATACATTTTCCCGGCGAAAGCCTTCCATCTGACCCAATACCTGGACTGGTGTCCCAAAGCCTTGAAGGTGACCAGAGATCTGCACCACGAGCAATTAGCGGAAGAGGCGACTGGCGCGCTCGGAGTCGGACGGAGACATCAGAAGTAGATGAATACGACCAAAAGATGGAGGATAAAAAAGCAGCCATTCGCGATTATAAACAGTATCCCAAAAAGATCCTGTCTCTCGAATCTCACGTGGAGAGTGTGCGGCCTCCGGGTTTCCGCCGCCGCGAGTCATCCGAAAGTCTTCCTATGTTCTCGGCATCTACAGGGAGCTCACACCCTTCCAAATCAATAGGCACGTCATTATCGTCGGCGGCAAGATTGTATAACGTTTCCGAAAGTGTGGATACCACAGAAGGCCCGGAGAGTGAAGCCCCTCGTATACCATATTCCAGGGCCAGAAGTGACTCAGTTATTGGACCTGTTACCGCTCAAAACGAAGAGCTTCAGAATAGTGGACCTTTTGTTGAGGGTGTTCCAGATACTAATGTTCATCTCGAGCGACCCTCTAGCCCACTTCCCCTTCTGAAGGAATCCAGTCCTCTGGAGACTCCATGCTTTGAGAAAAATGACTGTCGAGGTGGTGTTTACACTCCTGCAGCAGATGATCCTGCGGGTAAGGGTACACATATGATTGATGAGGATCTCACGGGGCTCACTATCCCTATAAGCTCTGACGGAACGGTGGACAAACCATGGAGCGCTGAAGTTTTGCTCAAAGAAGCCATTAGGCATTATCATAGCAGTTCTTGTGTTGACGTTCAATCTGCTgctcatcttctccagaaaTTGCGAACTCTTTTCCAAAGTTATGAGGATATACTTCCTCGCGAGGAGTGTGAACTCATCTTCAAAACCTACAACGAACACCTTATACGTCAGTGCATGTACACTGAGGCGGCTGAGCTTCGACTTCTCTGCGTACCAGCGTATCCAGCAGTCTATGAGTATGCTCAAATAGACACTACGATGAACGTGTTTTGTTTCACGTGTAAACGTCCATACGAAAACCCTTCGAATGACAATACGCGCTGTCATCGCTGCGACACGTCCCAGGCGCCATGTGCCATTTGCATGAGCGTTGACCCCCCAGCGGAGTGGGTAGCGGAGCAATCTGTCTCGTGTGCACAGTCGAATCTTGAATTGGACTCTGAGACGACATCGCATTTTCTATCGTCATCTCGCTCCTCCATCAAGACAGAACCGATCCCAACCTCCGAGCTACGACGCCTGGATGAAACGTATTTGGATTCGTACAATCCTTCAGGACCTAAAGGATCCGCGCTTTGGACCTGGTGTCAAGGTTGTGGCCATGGAGGACATTTAGCTTGCATTAGTATGTGGTTGAACGACACTTCTGTCAGCGAGGGTGGTTGCGCTACCCCTGGTTGCATGCATGACTGCGGCCCGGGACCCCGCCGTGAGCATAACCGCACCATTTTACTTGAGGAATCTAAAAGACGAGACTCGGCTGGTAGAAAGGCTGGGGTAGGATTTGTAAAACGCGATCCATGGACCAGAGGGGAAAGTAAAGCTGTTGAAAAGGTTCGAG CGCCGGGCCCAGCGTATCCTCTAACTTGA
- a CDS encoding uncharacterized protein (predicted protein), with the protein MPVKWQRLRLSNREAIPPILFKYSSTSKGYELYITDLTNIWSERLTRQDILRKADEDDTTIDPSEDMEQFGVLLQKIEDALRSQPGSTVTLNHSSGDLLELTTSTKLPAPLQPLKWAARLSKEPQSVATGQLLLPLIKAEADWESHQKSLIDQLHKKDWILAKLFDKIEAVGIDLSTIFPGISGLRAGQKGTTLAQAAKHIKSVAPFDEKAWLKEVSASASASGLAANILAEVSNCNGPNRSRGLGPPPDKWWEKLTVTKTTVAPIREESEPKKGREPSKDVLEADTDTPTETEDDEFERQETPPRLKHVKSREKTPINIGQDDDLGKAPLNKPSPPPRQKSSAKPSKGLGVIGGNKHTRAPQPSPPRASSTLTPQIADDQTDSGSDHESVALAPTSPTKPKPELSEKAQGKPRGLGVIGGKKKQRQASPSEPRSPSTIKSPSATDQPPPATSPPTEARTKRVSKLGVIGGKTSKSDATTSLERGPEEGNVDPSREMSNHSSEPPRSLSAERRQLKIMEQSEREEEGQERADRKREELKRQLEAKSKAPAKKKRKF; encoded by the exons ATGCCCGTCAAGTGGCAGAGATTGCGTCTCTCGAATCGAGAGGCAATACCTCCCATTCTTTTCAAATATTCCTCAACATCAAAAGGCTACGAGCTGTACATAACTGATCTTACCAACATCTGGTCTGAACGTCTGACCCGCCAAGATATCCTGAGAAAagctgatgaggatgacacCACAATCGATCCGAGCGAGGACATGGAACAATTTGGAGTCCTTCTGCAAAAGATAGAAGACGCACTGCGTAGCCAACCGGGAAGCACCGTGACCCTGAATCATAGCTCAGGAGACTTGCTGGAGCTAACTACATCTACCAAACTGCCGGCTCCACTTCAACCTCTGAAGTGGGCTGCACGTCTCTCTAAGGAGCCACAGTCTGTTGCTACTGGTcaactccttcttcccctcataAAGGCGGAAGCTGACTGGGAGTCACACCAGAAATCCCTCATTGATCAACTACATAAGAAAGACTGGATTCTCGCGAAGCTCTTCGATAAGATCGAAGCCGTGGGCATTGATCTAAGTACTATATTTCCTGGCATCTCTGGCTTACGGGCGGGTCAGAAGGGCACAACGCTGGCCCAGGCCGCTAAACATATAAAAAGTGTTGCGCCTTTCGACGAAAAAGCCTGGCTAAAGGAAGTCAGTGCGTCGGCCTCTGCATCGGGTCTTGCCGCTAATATTCTGGCGGAGGTTTCCAATTGTAACGGCCCAAATCGATCGAGAGGTCTTGGACCACCACCAGACAAGTGGTGGGAGAAACTTACTGTAACCAAGACTACTGTGGCTCCCATACGAGAGGAAAGTGAACCGAAAAAAGGACGCGAGCCTTCTAAAGATGTGTTGGAGGCCGATACAGATACGCCTACTGAaacagaggatgacgagTTTGAA CGGCAAGAAACGCCCCCAAGATTGAAACATGTCAAGAGCCGCGAGAAAACCCCTATCAACATTGGGCAGGATGATGACCTTGGGAAAGCTCCTCTGAACAAACCGTCGCCTCCTCCAAGGCAGAAAAGCTCTGCAAAACCATCAAAAGGCCTGGGGGTAATCGGTGGGAATAAACATACTAGAGCGCCCCAGCCCTCACCTCCACGAGCTTCGTCTACGCTCACACCACAAATAGCCGACGACCAAACAGATTCAGGGTCTGACCATGAAAGTGTGGCTTTAGCaccaacttcaccaacgaAGCCTAAACCAGAGTTATCAGAGAAAGCGCAGGGTAAACCGCGAGGATTAGGAGTCATCGGTGGtaagaagaaacaaaggcaAGCTTCCCCTAGTGAGCCTCGATCTCCATCAACGATAAAGTCCCCAAGTGCAACAGATCAGCCACCTCCCGCAACATCTCCCCCGACAGAGGCTAGAACAAAAAGAGTCAGTAAACTCGGTGTTATCGGAGGCAAAACCTCTAAAAGCGATGCGACTACTTCTTTGGAGCGTGGACCAGAGGAGGGCAACGTTGACCCATCTAGGGAGATGTCAAACCACAGTTCCGAACCACCAAGATCTTTATCGGCTGAACGTCGACAGCTAAAGATAATGGAACAgtcagaaagagaggaagaaggtcaagaaagagCGGATAGGAAGCGCGAAGAATTGAAGAGACAACTGGAGGCGAAGAGCAAAGCCCCAGCTaagaagaagcggaaattctga
- a CDS encoding splicing factor cactin (cactin) produces the protein MSSRFPDRSGSTKRSRSRSPSSRRPQKLPRRYDERDYQSDGRGRPAQSQSRNMKDQMRLNQLQEDEQVREWVAQEDVFVLKQAKKKAEIRVKEGRAKPIDWLTVTLRFIDPTRNPLDDEIADSDLDIVDPDGVFEGLSQSQLLDLEKDIDTFLSLEANSQNRDFWKTMRIICRDRQKITAPEGRALNSVAADINRLLSPKTYEQLQTLEIQVKKKLDSNEPIDTDYWEELLRSLTVWKARAKLKKVFQAVIDERVRGLRQQQRDEADSVRAKLAPLAPARERQKVLKMGFVPLRQRQAEKSSLVPVNQTPNLPAATGSSRFSAIPNEDFSQATKALYERELARGVSENEEIFTGEESVSTGSQPQWANKYRPRKPRYFNRVQMGYEWNKYNQTHYDHDNPPPKVVQGYKFNIFYPDLIDKTKAPTYRIEREHGRKRGQSFAAAGEEDTCLIRFMAGPPYEDIAFRIVDKEWDYSAKRERGFKSTFDKKGFHLAWWAVAKMQRRVGSHAAVRSHNPTPPGLSGIVNQEVRTLPSSVAPKIQPLLDSAKPLVLHVQWLVVPQLGKPLERSTTTPPPPSTTSPVHMLTGEFLDRLLFVGTGRHTNSRQTLRPYV, from the exons ATGTCGTCACGTTTTCCGGACAGATCAGGTTCGACGAAACGAAGCCGATCGCGATCTCCATCATCGCGTCGACCCCAGAAGCTCCCCCGCAGATACGATGAGAGAGACTACCAAAGCGATGGAAGAGGCCGACCGGCGCAGTCGCAGTCGAGAAATATGAAGGATCAGATGCGGCTAAATCAATTACAAGAAGACGAGCAAGTGCGTGAATGGGTGGCGCAGGAGGACGTTTTCGTGCTTAAACAGGCCAAAAAGAAGGCTGAGATTCGTGTCAAAGAGGGCCGAGCGAAGCCGATTGACTGGCTTACTGTTACCCTGCGATTTATCGATCCGACGAGGAACCCtcttgatgatgagattgcGGACTCGGACCTGGATATCGTGGATCCGGATGGCGTTTTCGAAGGCCTGTCTCAGAGTCAATTGCtggacttggagaaggatattgaTACATTTCTGAGTTTGGAGGCAAATTCGCAAAATAGGGATTTCTGGAAG ACTATGAGAATTATCTGTCGCGACCGTCAGAAAATCACTGCTCCCGAAGGGCGTGCACTCAACTCCGTCGCCGCGGATATCAATAGGCTCTTGAGTCCTAAAACCTACGAGCAACTTCAGACCCTTGAGATACAGGTTAAGAAAAAGCTGGATTCTAATGAACCCATCGATACCGATTACTGGGAAGAACTACTGCGGAGTCTGACTGTCTGGAAAGCCCGCGCCAAACTGAAGAAGGTCTTTCAGGCCGTTATAGACGAACGTGTCCGAGGATTACGTCAACAACAGCGCGACGAAGCAGACTCGGTTCGAGCAAAGCTTGCACCTCTGGCGCCG GCTCGCGAACGTCAAAAGGTTCTAAAGATGGGATTTGTGCCTCTCCGCCAGAGGCAAGCAGAGAAATCCTCTCTTGTTCCTGTGAACCAAACACCCAACTTGCCTGCGGCTACTGGCTCCTCTCGCTTTTCGGCGATACCTAATGAAGATTTCTCGCAGGCAACGAAGGCACTCTATGAGCGAGAGCTTGCGAGGGGAGTCAGTGAGAATGAGGAAATCTTTACAGGCGAAGAATCCGTAAGTACGGGGTCCCAGCCTCAGTGGGCGAACAAATACCGGCCGCGCAAGCCGCGATATTTCAACCGGGTGCAAATGGGCTATGAGTGGAACAAATACAACCAGACTCATTATGACCATGATAACCCACCACCCAAGGTGGTACAAGGCTACAAAttcaacatcttctaccCCGACCTCATCGACAAGACGAAAGCGCCGACCTACCGTATTGAACGCGAGCACGGACGAAAGCGCGGCCAGTCGTTTGCAGCAGCCGGTGAAGAAGATACTTGTCTTATTCGATTCATGGCCGGGCCCCCTTACGAAGACATCGCATTCCGAATTGTTGATAAGGAATGGGACTATAGTgccaagagggaaagaggcTTCAAGAGCACCTTTGACAAG AAAGGCTTCCACCTAGCCTGGTGGGCTGTGGCCAAAATGCAGAGAAGGGTCGGTTCTCATGCAGCTGTCCGGTCTCACAACCCCACTCCTCCTGGTCTGTCGGGCATTGTAAATCAAGAAGTACGTACATTGCCATCATCTGTAGCACCGAAAATCCAGCCTCTACTAGACTCTGCAAAGCCATTGGTGCTGCACGTACAATGGCTTGTTGTTCCACAGCTTGGGAAACCCTTAGAACGAAGCACCactacaccaccaccaccatccacaacatccccagTGCACATGTTGACTGGGGAGTTCCTTG ACCGtcttttgtttgttgggACTGGCAGGCATACAAACAGCAGACAGACCCTCAGGCCGTATGTATGA
- a CDS encoding forkhead box transcription factor (predicted protein), translated as MDRLLVSQDLCVDSTPSPQETTLQYALKRTETSASSQAVIDGAPLGTLRHHYPCPAVEHWVSSGPSSPTSMMPCQNPWAMETSAFTLPSSHTSTPSMPDGLPRFFLSCDSDWPSSSLTSGPTPGQLRPGPSRTNDSRTSSEWMREPDNDVSYALKPDRYTATSEAFGPHQRPSGILTTTYPTAALTPPSPAFSASSRQMCSPVIKSEFGRADTRSTPANAEGEASIDPPYSTLIYEALRNAPGKKLSLQEIYGWFEENTTKGKDRSSKGWQNSIRHNLSMNAGFEAVRVEKAPGKKALNYWRLTDEAITHGIQSTTRYRKQANYKKTVGSDPPAPQRQRSGAKGGKATKITAKFRGLMNQDELRKERYHQRLVSQRRPHKILHSQHHPSPVTAAVVSRFHASCPATPLTRRSVQMAALTCISNIL; from the exons ATGGATCGTCTCTTGGTGTCTCAGGACCTATGCGTCGACTCAACTCCTTCACCTCAGGAAACTACGCTGCAATACGCTCTGAAACGAACAGAAACGTCTGCCTCCTCACAAGCTGTTATTGATGGCGCACCTTTGGGTACTCTTCGCCACCACTACCCCTGTCCAGCGGTTGAACACTGGGTGAGCTCCGGGCCCAGCAGTCCAACATCGATGATGCCTTGTCAAAACCCATGGGCCATGGAAACCTCAGCCTTCACGCTGCCATCATCTCACACATCTACACCGTCAATGCCTGACGGCCTTCCAcgtttttttctttcctgtgATAGCGACTGGCCATCATCCTCATTGACGTCGGGCCCGACCCCAGGACAGCTAAGGCCGGGGCCATCTCGTACCAATGATAGCAGGACATCCTCTGAGTGGATGCGGGAGCCAGACAATGATGTTTCCTATGCTTTGAAGCCTGATCGCTATACAGCAACATCTGAAGCTTTTGGGCCGCATCAACGCCCATCTGGCATTCTTACAACAACCTATCCCACCGCAGCGTTAACGCCACCGTCACCAGCCTTCTCGGCTTCGTCGCGCCAGATGTGCTCTCCTGTAATCAAATCCGAATTTGGCCGCGCTGATACGCGATCAACACCAGCTAACGCAGAGGGGGAGGCGAGCATCGACCCGCCCTACTCCACACTTATTTACGAAGCTCTCCGGAACGCACCTGGTAAGAAACTGTCTCTTCAGGAGATTTACGGCTGGTTCGAAGAGAATACCacgaaaggaaaggatcGCAGTTCCAAAGGGTGGCAAAACAGCATTCGACACAACTTATCCATGAACGCG GGTTTTGAGGCTGTTCGAGTGGAGAAAGCACCGGGCAAGAAAGCCCTGAATTACTGGCGTCTGACAGATGAGGCTATAACCCACGGTATTCAGTCTACAACCCGGTATAGAAAGCAGGCGAATTATAAAAAGACTGTGGGCTCAGACCCACCAGCTCCTCAACGCCAACGATCCGGAGCGAAGGGAGGGAAAGCTACAAAAATCACAGCTAAATTCCGCGGGCTTATGAACCAGGATGAACTACGGAAGGAACGGTATCATCAACGACTGGTGTCGCAGCGGCGACCACACAAGATCCTTCACAGTCAACACCACCCGTCACCTGTGACAGCGGCGGTCGTCTCGCGATTTCATGCATCATGCCCAGCAACACCACTGACTC GGAGAAGCGTCCAAATGGCCGCGCTGACTTGCATATCTAACATACTGTAG
- a CDS encoding 60S ribosomal protein eL34 (60s ribosomal protein L34), whose amino-acid sequence MANQRLQYFVYRYNTRSNKVRIIKTPGGELRYLHIKKKGTAPKCGDCGIKLPGVPALRPREYSQISRPKKTVTRAYGGSRCAGCVKDRIVRAFLIEEQKIVKKVLKESQEKAAGKR is encoded by the exons ATGGCGAACCAGAGACTCCAATAC TTCGTCTACAGGTACAACACGCGGTCCAACAAGGTCCGCATCATCAAGACCCCCGGCGGTGAGCTCCGGTACCTCcatatcaagaagaagggcacTGCTCCCAAGTGCGGTGACTGTGGCATCAAGCTCCCCGGT GTCCCCGCTCTTCGCCCCCGCGAGTACTCTCAGATCTCTCGCCCCAAGAAGACCGTCACCCGTGCCTACGGTGGTTCCCGCTGCGCTGGCTGCGTCAAGGACCGCATCGTCCGTGCTTTCCTGATCGAGGAGCAGAAGATCGTCAAGAAGGTTCTCAAGGAGTCTCAGGAGAAGGCCGCTGGCAAGCGCTAA